One stretch of Corynebacterium auriscanis DNA includes these proteins:
- a CDS encoding aspartate-semialdehyde dehydrogenase yields MTTLAVVGATGQVGRVMRRILVERSFPADKVRFFASARSAGKEIDFRGEKIVVEDVAATSTEDLKGIDIALFSAGGGTSREHAPRFAEAGAIVVDNSSAWRKDPDVPLIVSEVNPEAAKNTPKGIIANPNCTTMAAMPVMCALHGKASLIKMHVSSYQAVSGSGLAGVRALIEQTKANLDHLEALVEDGSALEASSTDPYVAPIAFNALPLAGNLVDDGTLETDEEQKLRNESRKILGLPDLLVAGTCVRVPVFTGHTMTIHAEFANPITAQEAGDILTATAGVEVVDVPTPLAAAGKDESLVGRIRQDQTVANDRGLVLVVSGDNLRKGAALNTIQIAELLVK; encoded by the coding sequence ATGACCACCCTCGCCGTTGTTGGTGCCACCGGGCAGGTTGGGCGCGTGATGCGTCGCATCCTCGTGGAGCGTAGCTTTCCTGCGGACAAGGTGCGCTTCTTCGCCTCTGCGCGCTCGGCAGGAAAGGAAATCGATTTCCGAGGCGAGAAGATCGTGGTGGAGGACGTAGCGGCAACATCCACGGAAGATCTTAAGGGCATCGATATTGCCCTGTTCTCCGCAGGTGGCGGCACTTCGCGTGAGCACGCCCCCCGTTTCGCGGAAGCCGGCGCGATTGTCGTGGACAACTCTTCGGCGTGGCGTAAGGATCCGGACGTTCCCCTGATCGTGTCAGAGGTGAACCCGGAGGCTGCCAAGAACACACCCAAGGGCATCATTGCGAATCCGAATTGCACCACCATGGCTGCAATGCCCGTGATGTGTGCGCTGCACGGCAAGGCGAGCCTGATCAAGATGCATGTTTCCAGCTACCAGGCCGTATCTGGCTCGGGGCTGGCGGGTGTGCGGGCGTTGATCGAGCAGACTAAGGCGAATCTGGATCACCTCGAGGCACTGGTAGAAGATGGTTCCGCGTTGGAGGCTTCCAGCACCGATCCTTATGTCGCGCCGATCGCCTTCAATGCGCTGCCACTGGCTGGCAACCTCGTGGATGATGGGACCCTGGAAACTGATGAGGAGCAGAAGCTGCGCAATGAATCCCGCAAGATTCTGGGCCTCCCCGATCTGCTGGTTGCTGGCACGTGCGTCCGCGTGCCCGTTTTCACTGGTCACACGATGACAATTCATGCGGAGTTCGCCAACCCGATCACCGCGCAGGAGGCCGGGGATATTCTGACGGCCACCGCGGGTGTTGAGGTTGTAGATGTACCGACGCCCCTCGCTGCAGCCGGCAAGGATGAGTCCCTGGTGGGGCGTATTCGCCAGGACCAGACGGTGGCGAATGACCGTGGCCTCGTACTTGTCGTTTCGGGCGATAATCTGCGCAAGGGCGCGGCGCTGAACACGATCCAGATTGCGGAGCTGTTGGTGAAGTAG
- a CDS encoding DMT family transporter, with amino-acid sequence MNTDDVLAILFALGSALTIAWGTVVRHRIAEQNGESNPETSNVPILAAIRKPWWWAGLFSALFGYFLQIVALRFGSLLIVQPILVLKLMFTLPLASKFDHRPISKSETLWATILSIAVGVLVIFGKPTPGLSAPPAEKWAIAVAIGAVVLYGMYRFARIQYSREKALVFGLITGGIMGYLAVLSKAVVDVWVHSGFTGLIASWELYGLLFCAGLGTAVQQTSFNAGALKNSLPAMTIAEPIVAFTLGYVLLREQFRVTGWQWSYVLLSIVIMIVGTFVLSRKSVED; translated from the coding sequence ATGAATACTGATGACGTACTGGCGATCTTGTTTGCCCTCGGGTCCGCATTGACCATCGCTTGGGGCACTGTCGTGCGTCACCGTATCGCCGAGCAGAACGGAGAATCCAACCCCGAGACCTCGAATGTGCCCATCTTGGCGGCCATCCGAAAGCCATGGTGGTGGGCTGGATTATTCAGCGCTCTCTTCGGATATTTCCTGCAGATCGTGGCTTTGCGGTTCGGATCCCTGCTTATTGTGCAGCCCATTCTGGTCCTCAAGCTGATGTTCACATTGCCTTTGGCTTCCAAGTTTGATCACCGCCCCATCTCCAAGTCCGAAACGTTGTGGGCCACCATTTTGAGTATCGCCGTCGGCGTGTTGGTTATTTTTGGTAAACCGACGCCCGGCTTATCCGCCCCACCCGCAGAAAAATGGGCGATCGCTGTGGCTATAGGCGCGGTGGTGCTTTATGGCATGTATCGCTTCGCGCGCATCCAGTATAGTCGCGAGAAAGCGCTGGTGTTTGGGCTTATCACCGGCGGAATTATGGGTTACTTGGCCGTGCTGTCCAAGGCTGTGGTTGATGTGTGGGTTCACAGTGGGTTCACGGGTCTGATCGCCAGTTGGGAGCTGTATGGCCTGTTGTTCTGCGCCGGGTTGGGTACAGCTGTCCAACAAACGTCGTTTAATGCCGGCGCTTTGAAAAACTCATTGCCCGCGATGACGATTGCAGAACCCATCGTTGCCTTCACCCTGGGTTATGTGCTGCTTCGCGAGCAGTTCCGCGTGACCGGTTGGCAGTGGTCCTACGTCCTGCTGTCTATTGTGATCATGATCGTGGGAACCTTCGTGCTCAGCCGCAAATCGGTCGAGGATTAG
- a CDS encoding PLD nuclease N-terminal domain-containing protein has product MPNILIHAAEDTTIQWASGGFLILLAVLALAWLVLFIAAMFSILRSANYGAGGKAIWILISFGLPLLGPIAWFLFGRNSTV; this is encoded by the coding sequence ATGCCTAATATTTTGATTCACGCCGCCGAGGACACCACTATTCAATGGGCCTCTGGCGGGTTCCTGATCCTACTGGCCGTGCTGGCCCTCGCATGGCTGGTCTTGTTTATCGCGGCGATGTTTAGCATCCTGCGCTCCGCTAACTACGGTGCGGGCGGGAAAGCCATCTGGATCCTGATCTCCTTTGGACTTCCCCTGCTGGGGCCGATTGCGTGGTTCCTCTTCGGCCGCAATAGCACGGTTTAG
- a CDS encoding aspartate kinase: MALIVQKYGGSSLENAERIRRVAERIVETKRQGHDVVVVCSAMGDTTDEFLELAEQVNPVPPAREMDMLLTAGERISNALVAMAIDSFGAEAQSFTGSQAGVLTTERHGNARIVDVTPGRVQQALDRGKICLVAGFQGVNRETRDVTTLGRGGSDATAVALAAALNADVCEIYSDVDGVYTADPRIVRDAKKLDKISFEEMLEMAAVGAKVLMLRSVEYARAFNVPLRVRSSYSTDIGTLVSGSMEDIPVEEAVLTGVAHDRSEAKITVQGIPDNPGEAAKIFRAVADAEINIDMVLQNISKLDSNRTDITFTCPREDASRAMQILKGMAESAGWQDVLFDDHVGKVSLVGAGMKSHPGVTADFCEALRDAGVNIELISTSEIRISVLIRDTELDKAVKALHDRFQLGGEEEATVYAGTGR, from the coding sequence GTGGCACTGATCGTCCAGAAGTACGGCGGATCGTCGCTGGAGAATGCCGAGCGCATTCGGCGCGTAGCCGAACGGATTGTGGAGACTAAGCGCCAAGGACATGACGTGGTAGTGGTGTGCTCCGCGATGGGCGATACCACCGATGAGTTTCTGGAGTTGGCTGAGCAAGTTAATCCCGTGCCGCCGGCTCGCGAGATGGACATGCTGTTGACGGCTGGCGAGCGGATCTCGAACGCGTTGGTGGCGATGGCCATCGATTCATTCGGCGCCGAGGCGCAGTCCTTCACAGGCTCGCAAGCGGGTGTTTTAACTACCGAGCGCCACGGCAACGCCCGCATTGTCGATGTGACGCCCGGCCGGGTCCAACAAGCTCTGGATAGGGGCAAAATTTGCCTGGTTGCGGGTTTCCAGGGTGTGAACCGCGAGACGCGGGACGTAACCACCTTGGGCCGCGGCGGCTCCGATGCCACGGCGGTGGCGCTCGCCGCCGCGCTGAACGCGGATGTGTGTGAGATCTACTCGGACGTCGATGGCGTGTACACCGCCGATCCGCGCATCGTGAGGGACGCAAAGAAGCTGGATAAAATCAGTTTCGAAGAAATGTTGGAAATGGCTGCGGTGGGCGCGAAGGTGCTCATGCTCCGCAGCGTGGAATACGCCCGCGCTTTCAATGTGCCACTGCGCGTGCGCTCTTCGTACAGCACGGACATAGGCACCCTAGTTAGCGGATCAATGGAGGATATCCCAGTGGAAGAAGCAGTATTAACCGGCGTTGCACACGATCGTTCCGAAGCGAAGATCACGGTTCAGGGTATCCCCGACAACCCAGGCGAAGCCGCGAAGATTTTCCGTGCCGTAGCGGATGCGGAAATCAACATCGATATGGTCCTGCAGAACATTTCTAAACTGGATTCCAACCGCACGGACATTACGTTCACCTGCCCACGCGAGGATGCATCCCGCGCTATGCAGATCCTCAAGGGCATGGCTGAAAGCGCGGGCTGGCAGGATGTATTGTTCGATGACCACGTGGGCAAGGTTTCCCTGGTCGGTGCGGGAATGAAGTCCCACCCGGGCGTGACCGCTGACTTCTGCGAGGCGCTGCGCGATGCGGGCGTGAACATCGAGCTGATCAGCACTTCGGAAATCCGCATTTCCGTATTGATCCGCGATACGGAGCTGGATAAGGCCGTGAAGGCTTTGCACGATCGGTTCCAGCTGGGTGGGGAAGAGGAAGCCACTGTGTACGCCGGCACCGGGCGGTAG